A genome region from Primulina eburnea isolate SZY01 chromosome 9, ASM2296580v1, whole genome shotgun sequence includes the following:
- the LOC140842115 gene encoding F-box protein At4g18380-like: MEESMRKKLTASEFCVEKNPFNRLPKELIVSIFDKISDAKCLCICSLVSKNFAALVLQTRVVFVEMPGVFKACTCHRDPAAVRPSRLVISLLRNIPYFLFKPLIALWSLLKYRFRRGGETALSNPGSMNFLMKFSCADSIIINFSLGSVYQLRFEPLLRWKYGSSGFIFISAKNRVASTVENIGDSSVQTANDLAMEEIILSLLLVGQHILDSILRLTLIRKIIAGLPNIKNVVAGDYMKQGRVVLDEEGVAGLKEKNPLDDRFCLKLWKAPVVKLPLSGCIMKEVSLIFFRQIECCDTLVAENSFEEEEYRELAMILVKEEASFEKIVSLSDTSSN; the protein is encoded by the coding sequence ATGGAAGAATCAATGAGGAAAAAATTAACGGCGTCTGAATTTTGTGTAGAGAAAAACCCTTTCAATCGCCTCCCGAAAGAGCTGATAGTGTCCATCTTCGACAAGATTTCGGATGCTAAATGTCTATGCATTTGTTctttggtttccaagaactttgcGGCTCTTGTTCTTCAAACTCGTGTGGTGTTTGTGGAAATGCCAGGTGTGTTTAAAGCTTGCACCTGCCACCGTGATCCTGCGGCCGTACGGCCGTCACGTCTGGTGATCTCTCTTCTTCGGAATATCCCTTATTTTCTGTTCAAGCCTCTGATAGCCCTGTGGTCGCTTCTCAAATATCGATTCAGGAGGGGAGGCGAGACTGCTTTGTCGAATCCGGGCAGCATGAACTTTCTGATGAAATTTTCTTGCGCCGACTCCATAATCATTAACTTTTCTCTCGGCAGTGTCTACCAGCTGAGATTTGAGCCTCTGCTCAGGTGGAAATATGGGTCGTCAGGGTTCATCTTCATATCCGCCAAGAATCGTGTTGCATCGACTGTTGAAAATATAGGTGATTCCAGTGTCCAAACTGCAAATGATTTAGCCATGGAGGAAATCATTCTCTCGCTTCTTTTGGTGGGACAACACATCTTGGATTCCATTTTGAGGTTGACTCTTATACGCAAGATTATTGCTGGTCTTCCAAACATAAAAAATGTTGTGGCAGGGGATTATATGAAACAGGGTAGAGTTGTTCTTGATGAAGAGGGGGTTGCGGGTTTGAAAGAGAAGAATCCATTGGATGACAGATTCTGCCTAAAGCTGTGGAAAGCTCCTGTGGTGAAACTGCCACTTTCTGGATGCATAATGAAAGAGGTGAGCCTTATCTTCTTCAGACAAATTGAATGTTGCGATACTTTAGTGGCAGAAAATTCGTTTGAAGAAGAAGAGTACCGTGAACTTGCCATGATTTTGGTGAAGGAAGAAGCTAGTTTTGAAAAGATTGTTTCACTTTCAGATACTTCAAGTAATTAG